In Cytophagales bacterium, the following are encoded in one genomic region:
- a CDS encoding TonB-dependent receptor yields the protein MKHRLIDNLRLIIILQVVIPFVGHAQTTVSGKVVEVGTGEPLPFASIIIKGTATGVTTNLEGYFSLVGIDPASTIIEVSYVGFVPKEVDLSGGQRQLTIEMDPMSETLESIVISASSHKIFDASAGISMTQLSTKQLKLLPSVGEPDIFRSLQMLPGISSTNESSSGLFIRGGTPDQNLTLLDGMTVYKVDHFFGFFSAFNSNAVKDVRLFRGAFPARYGGRTSGVVELTGKTGSFEKIQGGISASLLSLGGYYEMPLSKKISLFVAGRRSYSEVLKGGLYKDLIGNLSVDNDFSGTQLENATNISTEPDIYFFDWNSKLSYRPSDKDMITISTYSGKDFLDESQNVTDNLTDQLRLNYDLNEQTDWGNRGISSKWSRQWNPKLFSNFLIAGSEYFSNYNRLEDVLVMNEDSVVIDRTRKTLEDNSVIDLSFKADFEWQMSLRSKTEFGFSVTDNRIEYDNIRDDTVTLLNRDQEAIYGSVYLSNETTIGDKLKLSAGIRVSDYELEDDLLIEPRLNLSYDLTNRIKLKSAFGIHYQFANQIVNQNISEGSREFWLLADGDLIELGKATHYVLGAAYELDGWLFDVESYHKDLQGINEFSLQFRRGLDDSVDELFRSGDGTATGVEVLLQKKQGAYTGWISYTWSDIRNNFPDLNDGFSFRPLHYQAHEFKLVQTYEIDDWNLSSNFIYGSGRPFSEPANRYEIELLDGRTLPYVGVGPKNASFNPAYIRLDLSANYSFDIGKSDASLGLSLFNVLGRRNIWYTEYDFGQSPPLINQITYLGFTPNLLFSIDF from the coding sequence ATGAAGCATCGCCTTATCGATAACCTTCGACTCATCATAATTCTACAAGTCGTCATTCCTTTTGTCGGTCATGCTCAAACGACTGTTTCCGGCAAGGTTGTTGAAGTCGGTACGGGCGAACCGCTTCCTTTTGCGAGTATCATCATCAAAGGGACTGCCACTGGTGTGACGACTAACCTGGAGGGTTATTTTAGCCTGGTAGGAATTGATCCTGCTTCTACCATTATTGAAGTAAGTTATGTGGGTTTTGTGCCCAAAGAAGTCGATCTGTCCGGCGGGCAGCGGCAATTGACCATCGAGATGGACCCTATGAGCGAAACCCTTGAGAGTATAGTGATCTCAGCCTCTTCTCATAAAATATTTGATGCCAGTGCTGGCATCAGCATGACACAGCTTTCTACAAAGCAATTGAAGCTTTTGCCCAGCGTTGGAGAACCGGATATTTTCCGGTCCTTGCAAATGCTTCCAGGGATCAGCAGTACCAATGAAAGTTCTTCAGGCCTTTTCATTCGAGGCGGAACCCCTGATCAAAATCTGACACTTCTGGATGGCATGACCGTCTACAAAGTGGATCACTTCTTCGGCTTTTTCAGCGCCTTTAATTCCAATGCGGTCAAAGATGTACGGTTGTTCCGTGGGGCTTTTCCTGCAAGGTATGGTGGGCGAACCAGTGGCGTGGTTGAATTGACCGGCAAGACGGGAAGCTTTGAGAAGATTCAGGGTGGAATCAGTGCCAGTTTGTTAAGCCTGGGCGGCTACTATGAAATGCCTTTGAGTAAGAAAATTTCCCTGTTTGTTGCTGGCAGACGGTCTTATTCAGAGGTGTTGAAAGGCGGATTATACAAGGACCTGATCGGGAACTTGAGTGTGGACAATGATTTCAGCGGCACACAGTTGGAAAATGCAACCAACATCTCCACGGAACCCGATATCTACTTTTTCGATTGGAACAGCAAATTGTCTTATCGTCCATCTGATAAGGACATGATCACTATCAGTACCTATAGTGGCAAGGATTTTCTGGATGAGTCTCAGAATGTGACCGATAATCTGACTGATCAGCTACGACTTAATTATGACCTAAATGAGCAAACAGACTGGGGGAATCGGGGCATATCGAGCAAATGGTCACGTCAATGGAATCCAAAGCTGTTTTCTAATTTTCTGATTGCAGGATCGGAGTATTTCAGCAATTATAATCGGTTAGAGGATGTGCTGGTCATGAATGAAGATTCAGTGGTGATTGACCGAACCCGTAAAACCCTGGAAGACAATAGTGTGATTGATTTGAGCTTCAAAGCGGATTTTGAATGGCAGATGAGCCTAAGATCAAAAACCGAATTTGGATTTTCTGTCACAGATAATCGCATTGAATACGACAATATTCGGGACGATACCGTAACGCTTTTGAATAGAGATCAGGAGGCCATATATGGTTCAGTTTACCTTTCTAATGAAACGACTATAGGTGATAAACTGAAACTATCAGCGGGAATACGGGTATCGGACTATGAACTGGAGGACGACCTATTGATAGAACCGAGGTTGAATTTGTCTTATGATCTCACGAACAGGATCAAACTGAAGTCGGCGTTTGGAATCCATTACCAGTTTGCTAATCAAATCGTGAATCAAAATATTTCCGAAGGCTCACGTGAGTTCTGGTTGTTGGCGGATGGAGACTTAATTGAGTTAGGAAAGGCCACGCATTATGTATTGGGTGCTGCCTATGAACTGGATGGCTGGCTTTTCGACGTAGAATCGTATCACAAAGACTTACAGGGGATCAATGAATTTTCCTTACAGTTTCGTAGGGGGTTAGATGATAGCGTAGACGAGCTTTTTCGATCAGGAGATGGCACCGCAACCGGAGTAGAGGTATTGCTTCAGAAGAAACAAGGTGCTTACACCGGATGGATCTCCTATACCTGGAGTGATATTCGGAACAACTTCCCAGATCTGAACGACGGGTTCTCTTTTCGACCCTTGCACTATCAGGCCCATGAGTTCAAATTGGTCCAGACCTATGAAATTGATGACTGGAACCTTTCTTCCAATTTCATCTATGGTTCCGGGCGTCCGTTTTCCGAACCTGCCAATCGTTACGAAATCGAGTTGTTGGATGGCAGAACCTTACCATACGTTGGTGTTGGTCCTAAAAATGCATCCTTCAATCCGGCTTACATCAGACTGGACTTATCTGCAAACTACAGTTTTGACATTGGGAAATCCGATGCAAGCCTGGGATTGTCGTTGTTCAATGTGCTGGGGCGTAGAAATATTTGGTACACCGAGTATGATTTCGGGCAGTCGCCACCATTGATCAACCAGATCACCTATTTAGGGTTTACACCCAACTTATTGTTTTCCATCGATTTTTAA
- a CDS encoding NAD(P)/FAD-dependent oxidoreductase: MSSTKEQKIYIIGAGISGLIAALNLEKAGFHPIMLEKDKAVGGRVQTDQVDGFLLDRGFQVLLEAYPKAQEYLDYDNLELQPLSSGAVLFSNGKGEYFGDPLRESKFLFPTITSSAGSLSDKWKIFRLNRSLQGKDLDAVFEHREQTTLDYLKDYGFSDKIIHSFFRPFFSGIYLEPNLDTSSRMFEYVYKLFGKGRAMIPKGGIGAISDQLKSKLLNTEIRLSCTVDKVESGMITLSNGEQLKSDFTIIASNPGTLLANYASTLLWKSCDNLYFKTPTRTIKDPVIGLSKHEDSFVNNIFYPTSVATTEKGNEELLSVTVVKKHELSPEALIEQVTQELQSIFGISGIEFLKHYPISMALPNLQDLQYNRESRESLLTEHIAIAGDHQLNGSLNAAMISGENAATAALTAINKELIPMS, from the coding sequence ATGAGTTCAACGAAAGAACAAAAGATCTACATCATTGGAGCGGGCATTAGCGGGCTGATTGCTGCCCTGAATCTTGAAAAAGCTGGCTTTCACCCCATCATGTTAGAGAAAGATAAGGCCGTCGGCGGCAGGGTTCAAACTGATCAGGTTGATGGCTTTTTACTTGATCGAGGATTTCAAGTGCTTTTGGAAGCTTACCCTAAAGCCCAGGAATACCTCGATTACGATAATCTGGAATTGCAGCCCTTAAGTAGTGGCGCCGTACTATTTTCAAACGGTAAAGGTGAATATTTTGGAGATCCGTTACGTGAATCAAAATTCCTGTTTCCAACCATCACTTCTTCGGCTGGCTCTCTCTCCGACAAATGGAAAATCTTCCGACTGAACCGCAGCTTACAAGGAAAAGACCTGGATGCGGTTTTTGAGCATAGAGAACAAACGACCCTTGACTACTTGAAGGATTATGGTTTTTCTGATAAGATCATACATTCCTTTTTCCGGCCCTTCTTTAGTGGCATCTATCTTGAACCAAATCTGGATACTTCCAGCCGCATGTTCGAATATGTCTATAAATTATTTGGGAAAGGTCGGGCCATGATCCCAAAAGGTGGCATTGGCGCTATTAGTGACCAACTGAAATCGAAGTTGTTAAATACAGAGATCCGACTTTCTTGTACGGTCGACAAGGTGGAATCAGGAATGATCACGCTGAGCAATGGTGAACAATTGAAAAGTGACTTCACCATCATTGCCAGCAACCCTGGCACATTACTGGCAAACTATGCCAGTACGCTCCTCTGGAAATCGTGTGACAATCTATACTTCAAAACTCCAACCCGAACGATCAAAGATCCGGTCATTGGATTGAGTAAACATGAAGACAGCTTTGTCAACAACATCTTCTACCCAACCAGTGTAGCTACCACTGAAAAAGGGAATGAGGAATTGCTGTCGGTTACCGTCGTAAAAAAACATGAACTTAGTCCAGAGGCACTTATAGAACAAGTTACCCAGGAGTTGCAATCGATCTTCGGCATCTCCGGAATAGAATTTTTGAAACACTACCCCATCAGTATGGCACTCCCCAACTTACAGGATTTGCAATACAATCGGGAGAGTCGGGAAAGCCTGTTGACCGAACATATAGCCATCGCTGGCGATCATCAATTGAATGGCTCGTTGAATGCCGCCATGATCTCTGGTGAAAATGCGGCAACAGCGGCCTTGACTGCCATCAACAAGGAACTGATCCCTATGTCATGA
- a CDS encoding Crp/Fnr family transcriptional regulator — translation MIDIFLQSIRSIGSFTEDEIDTVRNALSPKFYKKGTLLLDQGEVCSCFWFLETGSVYSYFFNAALDQQTTGLYVRGSWLVDQASFTARAPSKYKIAAFEDTETLILNIHDLHDLIGRSPVFFQLGKILGNPEHDAFRKERGPDERYLQLLNNQPQLLQTFPLKYIASYLGMTPETLSRVRKRISDIS, via the coding sequence ATGATAGATATTTTTTTGCAATCGATTCGATCCATTGGTTCCTTCACCGAAGATGAGATAGATACGGTTCGCAATGCTCTGTCACCGAAGTTCTATAAGAAGGGTACACTGTTGCTTGACCAGGGAGAAGTTTGCAGTTGTTTCTGGTTTCTGGAAACAGGAAGCGTCTATTCCTATTTTTTCAATGCAGCATTGGATCAGCAAACTACTGGTTTGTATGTCCGGGGAAGTTGGCTGGTGGACCAGGCTAGTTTTACGGCCAGAGCCCCTTCAAAATACAAGATTGCAGCTTTTGAGGATACAGAAACTCTCATTTTGAACATCCATGACCTGCATGATCTGATTGGTCGATCACCGGTCTTTTTTCAATTGGGCAAGATCCTGGGCAATCCTGAACATGATGCTTTTCGCAAAGAACGGGGGCCAGATGAGCGGTATCTTCAGTTACTGAACAATCAACCTCAGTTGCTTCAAACCTTTCCCCTCAAGTACATTGCCTCTTATCTTGGTATGACCCCAGAAACGCTGAGTAGAGTAAGAAAACGCATCTCTGACATTTCTTGA
- a CDS encoding tetratricopeptide repeat protein, whose protein sequence is MPRIVKLILFIIFFACQYWPSHGQSLDSLKTLLTQSSGTARIELLHTLSRNLRWSQPDESLKYATEALKLAELQQNTPLQATSYRLIGGAHYYLGNYESSLLYSERSLNIAESIGDTSLMITNLNSLGIDNYDLGNYEASMQYFLEAVDLMNANGGKLRRAIVLNNIGLLFEQVGDAEQARSFSLMGLGVAKENNNTNVQVYSYNGIGISYMMEDNYTLALQYLDSAQKIAKQVNNRIWGSVAHNYSGEIYRLLKRYDSAEYHFGTALRLSESVGDQKRIADVYTNQARLCLVLGNLEKCLFYLDKSQELAATYNWRKLYLDNLKLYADVYSTFHMHHKAIESQAAYVEYRDSIYNDIMNRNLELIPLKLSEQKDRIRLSQQQAALDAQRVANLVYLAIIVIAIPIAILLFYLLRKNKKQNKVLEAKNEEIRQTQDLLVKSEKMASLGVLAAGIGHEINNPLNYIENGVLNISNILKEDFPDKHSPTLDKFIDIVNEGVNRASTIVNSLANFSRSGQENNEFCDLEAIAENCLVILSSKTKGIQFNKVYSNEKLLVKGNESKLHQVCMNLLANAIHAVSKQPNPTIAIRTEKVGDELVLTIKDNGYGIDEENLSKISDPFFTTKSPGEGTGLGLFIAHSFIDEHNGRLEVKSIIGNGATFLLHLPFNRP, encoded by the coding sequence ATGCCTAGGATCGTTAAATTAATCTTGTTCATCATATTTTTTGCGTGTCAGTACTGGCCATCGCACGGTCAGTCTTTGGATAGCCTAAAAACGTTACTTACCCAAAGTAGTGGAACGGCAAGGATTGAATTATTACATACCTTATCCAGAAATCTCCGGTGGAGTCAGCCCGATGAGTCGCTGAAATATGCTACTGAAGCCCTGAAATTAGCGGAACTTCAGCAAAACACGCCCTTGCAAGCCACTTCCTACCGGTTAATTGGTGGCGCTCATTATTACCTAGGAAATTATGAAAGCTCGCTGCTGTACAGCGAAAGATCATTGAATATCGCCGAGTCCATTGGGGATACTTCCCTTATGATCACCAACCTCAACAGCCTCGGCATTGATAATTACGATCTTGGCAATTACGAGGCTTCGATGCAATACTTTTTGGAGGCTGTGGATTTGATGAATGCCAATGGTGGTAAACTTCGCCGGGCCATCGTTCTCAATAATATCGGGTTATTATTTGAGCAAGTTGGTGATGCTGAGCAAGCCCGTAGTTTCTCTCTGATGGGGCTTGGTGTTGCCAAAGAAAACAACAATACCAACGTACAGGTATATTCCTACAATGGGATAGGTATTTCTTACATGATGGAAGACAACTACACCCTGGCACTTCAATACCTGGATAGTGCACAAAAAATTGCTAAACAAGTCAACAACCGGATATGGGGGTCTGTCGCGCATAATTATTCAGGAGAAATTTACCGTCTGCTCAAACGATACGATTCCGCTGAATATCATTTTGGAACAGCACTTCGATTGAGTGAAAGCGTTGGTGATCAAAAGCGAATTGCTGATGTATATACGAATCAGGCCAGGTTGTGTCTGGTGCTTGGCAATCTGGAAAAGTGTTTGTTCTATCTGGACAAGAGTCAGGAGCTTGCTGCAACCTACAACTGGCGCAAACTCTACCTGGACAATCTGAAGCTCTATGCAGATGTCTACAGTACTTTTCATATGCATCACAAAGCCATAGAAAGTCAGGCAGCTTACGTGGAGTATCGTGATTCGATCTATAATGATATCATGAACAGAAATCTGGAATTGATCCCACTGAAACTATCTGAACAAAAGGACCGCATCCGCCTGTCGCAACAACAGGCCGCGCTGGACGCACAAAGGGTCGCTAATTTAGTGTATCTAGCCATTATTGTCATTGCCATCCCTATCGCCATCCTGTTGTTCTATTTGTTGCGTAAAAACAAGAAGCAGAACAAGGTCCTGGAGGCCAAAAACGAAGAAATCAGGCAGACACAGGACCTGTTGGTCAAATCCGAAAAAATGGCCTCATTAGGTGTTCTGGCCGCTGGAATCGGTCATGAGATCAACAATCCATTGAACTACATTGAAAATGGCGTTCTGAATATCTCTAATATCCTTAAGGAAGACTTTCCGGATAAGCATTCCCCCACTCTCGACAAATTCATTGATATCGTTAATGAAGGAGTCAACCGGGCTTCTACAATTGTGAATAGCCTTGCCAATTTCAGTCGTAGCGGTCAGGAAAACAATGAGTTTTGTGACCTGGAAGCTATTGCTGAAAACTGCCTCGTTATCCTGTCCAGCAAGACCAAAGGTATCCAGTTCAATAAGGTCTATTCCAATGAAAAGCTCCTGGTCAAAGGCAATGAATCGAAATTGCATCAGGTATGCATGAACCTGCTGGCTAATGCCATTCATGCAGTGTCAAAACAACCCAATCCTACCATTGCAATCAGAACGGAAAAGGTAGGAGATGAATTGGTTTTGACCATCAAAGACAATGGCTATGGCATTGATGAAGAAAATTTATCAAAAATCAGTGACCCTTTTTTCACAACAAAAAGCCCCGGAGAAGGCACAGGACTAGGATTATTCATTGCTCATAGTTTTATCGATGAACATAATGGCCGTTTAGAAGTTAAATCTATTATAGGAAATGGTGCGACCTTTTTGTTACACTTGCCTTTTAACCGACCATGA
- a CDS encoding response regulator: MSKEEEITILYVDDEQMNLFIFEAAFKKKYQVLTAASGKEGLDKLQEAYNDIIVVISDMNMPEMNGVNFIKEARKSYDKVGYFILTGYGFNHEIEQALQEEVVHKFFTKPFKPEQIQDAIDEFRDVKLRS, encoded by the coding sequence ATGAGTAAGGAAGAAGAAATAACCATCTTGTACGTGGATGATGAACAAATGAACTTGTTCATTTTTGAAGCGGCCTTCAAGAAAAAATACCAGGTATTGACGGCTGCCTCAGGCAAGGAAGGGCTGGATAAACTTCAGGAAGCTTACAACGACATCATTGTGGTGATCAGCGACATGAACATGCCTGAAATGAATGGTGTGAATTTTATCAAAGAGGCGCGCAAAAGTTACGACAAGGTTGGATACTTCATTCTTACTGGCTACGGGTTCAATCATGAAATAGAGCAAGCATTACAAGAGGAAGTGGTACATAAGTTTTTCACCAAGCCTTTCAAGCCCGAGCAAATCCAGGATGCCATTGACGAATTCAGAGACGTCAAGTTGAGGTCGTAG
- a CDS encoding helix-turn-helix transcriptional regulator — protein MKKYPLGEFEEIVLLTVAVLDQDAYGFSIKEEISERLGRKVSIGALQTALIRMQDKGYLTSRKGEGSTARGGRPKMYFQITSHGMRALDYNKSVRLDLWNAIPNKTQLLNYD, from the coding sequence ATGAAGAAGTATCCACTTGGTGAATTTGAAGAGATCGTTTTACTGACAGTAGCGGTACTGGATCAGGACGCATATGGATTCAGTATCAAGGAAGAAATTTCTGAAAGACTGGGGCGTAAAGTCAGTATTGGGGCACTACAAACTGCCTTGATCCGTATGCAGGATAAAGGCTACCTGACCAGCCGCAAAGGAGAAGGAAGTACTGCTCGTGGTGGTCGTCCGAAGATGTATTTTCAAATTACCTCCCATGGCATGCGTGCATTGGATTACAACAAAAGTGTCCGATTAGACCTTTGGAACGCCATACCCAACAAAACCCAGTTACTCAATTATGATTAA
- a CDS encoding ABC transporter permease, with protein MIKRLADRLLQWFCREDLYLFIRGDLQENYDKHIKQNSSLKADWLFLMEVLLLFRPAIIQLHLIPVKYSNPISMFNNYLKITLRNLRRQHTYALVNIIGLSVGIVSLFYIWIFIENELAYDQHHEEVERIFRVSTEGTVNGEWITMATSPPGLAKRLAADLPEVQEATRVSGFLGIKKNILKVDNRTFMEEGGYFAEHNFFKVLTYQLLNGDPETALNEPQSIVLSHSLAKKLFNATDVLGQTISITNDYGQHDYNITGVFEDEGVLSHLNPTFICSMNSGAIGQFVMGSDQMVGNNFLFTYIRTNQELDPTTLQEKIADFLAKYVQDAKHTHSFLPVRDIYLHAEGRGDDSLGGDIRYLYILATIALLILIIACVNFANLATAQATKRAKEIGVRKTFGAYRQMIISQFLAEAMVMSLLATLVSVLIIALTAPGYTHLTGKPVTMEAIIVHAPVLVIITLITALLAGSYPAFYLSRLKLQSALRSGYRGSSGSFLIRKGLVVFQFIIGILFIIGSFTTLSQLQFIKSQPLGFQVENQLVIPLQSQEAIQDLEKVKQAFSSIPAVIKVAGTSYTPAEFVLSDNHYRTTPTQEGEGIIIRQNDVDFGLIETLGIELIAGRTFNPDFAQNDSSILLNETAVRSLGLTNDEVLNRDIYTSEGEGIIGYRVIGIVKDFHANSLHKAIEPYLFAMRPGRAASSLIVTTANTNPVEVIQSLERSWEQLFPQVPFEFSFLDEQLQSKYSRDEKFGQIIMIFTVIALVLCFMGIFALTSFSIQQNMKAISIKKVLGAQVGTLYIQMVSRFLLLVILASIIALPIGLFVMNKWLALFAYRIETDLASGLVPVMLIVISTLLVISRKLLKVAKVNPATILRSE; from the coding sequence ATGATTAAACGATTAGCAGATCGATTGCTACAATGGTTTTGCAGAGAAGACCTCTATCTATTCATCCGAGGCGACCTGCAAGAAAACTACGATAAGCACATCAAACAGAATTCTTCGTTGAAAGCCGACTGGCTATTTCTAATGGAGGTCCTGTTGCTGTTTCGACCTGCCATCATACAACTACATTTAATCCCGGTCAAATACTCAAACCCAATATCTATGTTCAACAATTATCTAAAAATCACATTGCGCAACCTGCGACGACAACACACCTATGCATTGGTCAATATCATTGGTCTATCAGTGGGAATTGTCAGTCTTTTTTATATCTGGATCTTCATTGAAAATGAATTGGCTTATGATCAACACCATGAGGAAGTAGAACGCATTTTCAGGGTTTCTACTGAAGGAACAGTCAATGGTGAATGGATCACCATGGCAACCTCCCCTCCTGGTCTGGCGAAACGCCTGGCGGCAGATCTCCCTGAAGTGCAGGAAGCGACACGCGTAAGTGGATTTCTGGGGATCAAAAAAAATATACTTAAAGTTGACAACCGCACATTCATGGAGGAAGGCGGCTACTTTGCCGAGCATAATTTCTTTAAGGTACTCACCTATCAACTGCTTAACGGCGACCCTGAAACCGCGTTGAACGAACCACAAAGCATCGTACTCTCTCATTCCCTGGCCAAAAAATTATTCAATGCAACAGATGTACTTGGTCAAACCATTTCCATCACCAATGACTATGGACAACATGATTACAACATTACGGGCGTATTTGAAGACGAAGGTGTCCTGTCACACCTGAATCCAACATTCATCTGCTCCATGAACAGCGGAGCAATTGGCCAATTCGTGATGGGAAGTGATCAAATGGTCGGTAATAATTTTCTATTCACGTATATCAGAACCAATCAGGAGCTTGATCCAACCACCTTACAAGAGAAAATTGCGGATTTTCTGGCCAAATATGTACAAGATGCAAAACACACCCACAGCTTTCTTCCTGTACGGGATATCTATTTGCATGCAGAGGGACGTGGAGACGACAGCCTCGGTGGTGACATCCGCTATCTTTACATTTTAGCAACCATTGCCTTGCTCATCCTGATCATTGCTTGTGTCAATTTTGCTAACCTCGCAACAGCTCAAGCCACCAAAAGAGCTAAAGAAATAGGCGTTCGTAAAACATTTGGAGCCTACCGTCAAATGATCATTAGTCAGTTTCTGGCAGAAGCCATGGTCATGAGCCTTTTAGCTACTTTAGTTTCAGTACTGATTATCGCTTTAACTGCACCCGGATACACCCACCTTACCGGAAAGCCTGTTACCATGGAGGCCATCATTGTCCATGCACCTGTGTTGGTCATCATTACCTTAATCACTGCTTTATTGGCTGGAAGCTATCCAGCATTTTATTTGTCCAGGCTAAAATTACAATCCGCACTACGAAGTGGGTATCGTGGAAGCTCAGGGTCCTTCCTGATCCGCAAGGGCCTGGTGGTTTTTCAGTTCATCATCGGAATCTTGTTCATCATTGGTTCGTTCACCACACTTAGCCAATTGCAATTCATCAAATCACAACCACTGGGATTTCAAGTCGAAAACCAGCTCGTGATTCCATTGCAATCGCAAGAGGCCATCCAGGATCTGGAAAAAGTGAAACAAGCCTTCTCAAGCATTCCAGCTGTGATCAAGGTAGCAGGAACAAGTTATACTCCTGCTGAATTTGTCCTTAGCGATAATCACTACAGAACTACCCCGACACAAGAAGGTGAAGGCATCATCATCCGCCAAAACGATGTAGACTTTGGCCTGATTGAAACCCTGGGCATAGAGCTTATTGCAGGTCGCACTTTTAATCCCGACTTTGCTCAGAATGACTCATCAATCTTGCTGAATGAAACAGCGGTCCGATCTCTTGGACTCACGAACGATGAGGTACTGAACAGAGACATTTATACTTCCGAAGGAGAAGGCATCATTGGCTATCGGGTCATCGGCATTGTAAAAGATTTCCATGCCAATTCGTTACACAAAGCCATCGAACCTTACCTATTTGCTATGCGACCGGGTCGGGCGGCCAGCTCGCTGATCGTCACTACTGCCAATACAAATCCCGTTGAAGTAATCCAGTCACTTGAACGATCGTGGGAGCAACTATTTCCTCAAGTACCATTTGAATTCAGCTTTCTGGACGAACAATTACAATCCAAGTATTCAAGAGATGAAAAATTTGGTCAAATCATCATGATCTTTACCGTGATTGCCCTGGTCTTATGTTTTATGGGAATTTTCGCACTCACTTCATTTAGCATACAGCAAAATATGAAAGCAATCAGCATCAAAAAAGTGCTAGGAGCGCAAGTGGGGACACTATACATTCAGATGGTATCTCGTTTTCTTTTGCTGGTGATCCTGGCCTCCATTATTGCATTACCTATTGGACTCTTCGTAATGAATAAGTGGTTAGCCTTGTTCGCATACCGTATCGAAACAGACCTGGCTTCTGGCCTTGTCCCCGTGATGCTCATTGTGATCAGCACCCTACTAGTGATCAGTCGGAAATTGCTTAAGGTCGCAAAGGTCAATCCTGCTACGATTCTGAGGAGCGAGTAA
- a CDS encoding bile acid:sodium symporter family protein yields MKNLQKSLLILGAVLLLIGILDQWEGLTGIAVILGFVMLAIGIRVSDFAKGFTYTVLILASVSMAMFYPQFFIRVGSFELKGLIIPLLQIIMFGMGSQMSLKDFRGVIMAPKAVLIGVLCQFTIMPLVALLLISFFRFPPEIAAGIVLVGTSPSGLASNVMSFLSKANVALSVTLTAVATVLAPLLTPFLMHLIAGELVPVDFWNMMLGIMNMVILPIIAGLIFNLFAFSETGTKGRLVQMVAFSLVILTKSLITLLTQDMAFAVLLTNTLIDIVWFVVIPVISGMVFLKLFGQNRDLMEKILSLVSMIAIGLIITVITAAGRDNLLDIGLLLILACVIHNLMGYGLGYGICKLLGVDEASCRTIAFEVGMQNSGLASGIALQMGKVATIGLAPSVFGPLMNITGSSLATWWRGKPVASSTGK; encoded by the coding sequence ATGAAGAATCTACAAAAATCATTATTGATCTTAGGAGCCGTATTACTTCTGATTGGAATTCTTGACCAGTGGGAGGGACTCACAGGAATTGCTGTAATCCTTGGTTTTGTGATGCTAGCCATTGGCATTCGAGTCAGTGATTTTGCGAAAGGATTTACTTACACCGTGCTGATCCTGGCGTCTGTCAGCATGGCTATGTTCTACCCACAATTCTTTATTCGTGTGGGGTCTTTCGAATTGAAAGGGCTGATCATTCCTTTGTTACAGATCATCATGTTTGGGATGGGATCGCAGATGAGCTTAAAGGACTTTAGAGGGGTGATCATGGCACCAAAAGCGGTATTGATAGGGGTATTATGTCAATTCACCATCATGCCTCTGGTGGCGTTGTTATTGATTTCCTTCTTCCGTTTTCCTCCGGAAATTGCAGCAGGTATTGTGCTGGTCGGAACAAGTCCCAGTGGTCTTGCATCCAATGTGATGTCCTTTTTGTCAAAAGCAAATGTGGCTTTGAGTGTGACACTTACAGCCGTAGCCACCGTATTGGCGCCTTTACTTACTCCCTTTTTGATGCACTTGATTGCTGGTGAACTGGTGCCTGTTGATTTTTGGAACATGATGTTGGGAATCATGAACATGGTGATCCTGCCGATCATTGCCGGGCTAATTTTCAATCTCTTTGCCTTTAGTGAAACAGGAACTAAAGGTCGACTTGTGCAGATGGTTGCTTTTTCATTGGTCATTCTTACGAAAAGTCTTATCACCTTGCTTACTCAGGATATGGCTTTTGCTGTTCTACTGACCAACACATTGATTGATATTGTTTGGTTCGTTGTGATCCCTGTGATTAGCGGTATGGTTTTCTTGAAGTTGTTTGGTCAAAACCGGGACTTGATGGAGAAAATCCTAAGTTTAGTGTCTATGATTGCCATTGGTCTGATCATTACCGTTATTACTGCTGCCGGGAGGGACAACCTGCTTGACATTGGTTTATTGTTGATCCTTGCCTGTGTGATCCACAACCTTATGGGTTACGGACTTGGGTATGGCATCTGTAAACTTTTAGGCGTAGATGAAGCTTCCTGTCGGACCATCGCCTTTGAAGTAGGGATGCAGAATTCAGGACTGGCCTCTGGTATTGCCTTGCAAATGGGAAAAGTAGCCACCATCGGACTGGCTCCTTCGGTATTTGGTCCGTTGATGAACATCACTGGCTCCTCACTTGCTACCTGGTGGCGAGGAAAGCCTGTTGCATCTTCAACAGGCAAATAA